A portion of the Phoenix dactylifera cultivar Barhee BC4 unplaced genomic scaffold, palm_55x_up_171113_PBpolish2nd_filt_p 000253F, whole genome shotgun sequence genome contains these proteins:
- the LOC120105290 gene encoding protein CYCLOPS-like: MKQEFMSTSNLCGISVDEMSNQLLNFMSPSNSSTSPLDTPPKATVDAVSSVVSMLKGTLERKKLGNQANKGNLEGSSFGFYCAQQVPVNLSSNQDAANQVLGQSSNFQLVSSVQMQGSGNLPTAERSIELNMEGFVTQTSQIQMGTMSQEPSQSGSSAAAPTFSTGFDVCDGPAHSGQTTSVCESSRKHVGNGTPNHGIKAKDLFLFF; encoded by the coding sequence ATGAAACAAGAATTTATGAGCACCAGTAATTTGTGTGGCATCTCAGTGGATGAGATGTCCAATCAACTGCTGAATTTCATGTCTCCATCCAATTCATCCACATCTCCCCTTGATACTCCTCCAAAGGCAACTGTAGATGCAGTTTCTTCTGTTGTCAGCATGCTTAAGGGCACACTGGAACGCAAAAAACTTGGCAACCAAGCCAATAAAGGAAACCTAGAAGGAAGTTCTTTTGGCTTTTATTGTGCTCAACAAGTTCCTGTCAATTTGAGTTCCAATCAAGATGCAGCAAATCAGGTTCTTGGACAATCCAGCAACTTTCAACTGGTATCCTCTGTCCAAATGCAAGGTTCAGGGAACTTGCCAACAGCTGAGAGGTCTATAGAACTAAACATGGAAGGATTTGTTACTCAAACAAGCCAGATTCAGATGGGGACAATGTCTCAAGAACCTTCACAAAGTGGATCATCTGCTGCTGCACCTACATTTTCAACTGGTTTTGATGTATGTGATGGTCCTGCCCATTCAGGACAGACTACATCAGTTTGTGAGAGTTCCAGAAAACATGTTGGTAATGGAACTCCAAACCATGGGATTAAGGCCAAAGAtttgttcctttttttctgA